From the Fibrobacter sp. UWB10 genome, one window contains:
- the mreC gene encoding rod shape-determining protein MreC, whose protein sequence is MFFLALGLLMRQAPNPIRESIVSTAVSTLYFPAQRIVSAVGHFKTVALENEQLKEENARLRQETYHAREGLQELARLHTLVRFDDKWDFPIVTARVVGHNPGRFLTTMVINRGTEHGVKENMPVFSMNGLVGKISKATMSHSRVQLLVDPNLKLSVMDRRTRVVGFLESMDGRRLMAMVPTHAGIHAGDTLVTSGLGGIFPKGIPVGTVRDVRKSDLDVMRLMDVEPFQEFSILEEVFVMEKEPDWIIKELLDE, encoded by the coding sequence GTGTTTTTCTTGGCACTAGGACTTCTGATGAGACAGGCTCCGAATCCAATCCGCGAGAGCATTGTTTCAACAGCGGTGTCGACGTTGTATTTTCCTGCGCAGCGTATTGTGTCTGCGGTTGGACATTTCAAGACGGTTGCTCTTGAAAATGAACAGCTGAAAGAAGAAAACGCGCGCCTGAGACAAGAAACGTATCATGCGCGTGAAGGCCTGCAAGAACTAGCTCGACTGCACACGCTAGTCCGGTTTGATGACAAGTGGGATTTCCCGATTGTGACGGCTCGTGTGGTTGGTCATAATCCTGGGCGATTTCTTACGACGATGGTGATTAACCGCGGTACGGAACATGGTGTGAAAGAAAACATGCCGGTGTTCTCGATGAATGGTCTTGTCGGAAAAATTTCGAAAGCGACCATGAGTCATTCCCGCGTTCAGTTGCTGGTTGACCCGAATCTTAAGTTGTCTGTAATGGACCGTCGCACTCGTGTGGTGGGATTCCTTGAATCGATGGATGGCCGCCGCCTGATGGCTATGGTTCCGACTCATGCCGGAATTCATGCGGGCGATACGCTTGTGACTTCGGGCCTTGGCGGTATTTTCCCGAAAGGAATTCCTGTGGGAACCGTGAGGGATGTTCGCAAGTCTGACCTCGATGTGATGCGCTTGATGGATGTTGAACCGTTCCAAGAATTTTCGATTCTTGAAGAAGTGTTTGTGATGGAAAAAGAACCTGATTGGATTATCAAGGAGTTGCTCGATGAATAA
- the mreD gene encoding rod shape-determining protein MreD produces MNNLGWLKVLVMFILVFALQMTVAEWLGFFDISPDFVVIFIVAVAIRMGPTAGCLWGFVAGFTQDVYAPVEWLGANSISMTVLGFAVGQLEERFLSLNLPAKVGVLGLGFFVCDMIYFAITGLSKDVVTNLFLTKSLPECIYTMLIGGIFFYLDLGKKNKKHA; encoded by the coding sequence ATGAATAATTTAGGGTGGCTTAAGGTTCTTGTGATGTTTATACTTGTATTCGCATTGCAAATGACAGTTGCGGAATGGCTTGGCTTTTTTGACATTTCGCCGGATTTTGTTGTGATTTTTATTGTGGCGGTAGCCATTAGAATGGGGCCTACTGCGGGCTGCCTGTGGGGCTTTGTTGCTGGCTTTACGCAAGATGTGTATGCGCCGGTAGAATGGCTTGGTGCAAATTCCATTTCGATGACGGTGCTTGGTTTTGCGGTTGGTCAGCTTGAAGAACGTTTCTTGTCGCTGAACTTGCCTGCTAAAGTGGGCGTTCTCGGCCTTGGCTTTTTTGTGTGCGACATGATTTACTTTGCGATTACAGGACTTTCTAAAGATGTCGTCACGAACCTGTTCTTGACAAAATCGCTGCCTGAATGCATTTATACGATGCTGATTGGTGGTATTTTCTTCTACTTGGATTTGGGCAAGAAGAACAAGAAGCATGCTTAA
- the mrdA gene encoding penicillin-binding protein 2: MLKGMSENETLQNRNWNVLIYMTGVVVLFFILLMRLFSLQFTHYDENLQRSENNRIRKVVLVAERGYIYDRNGEVLVRNRPSYQIALSSINMPRKKSERDSLFMKLLSIKDTAGERLFDSLSLDTAFQRSRWIKNRPIRLLEDASAEQVAIIEERSEELPGVMTVIESRREYPYGTMASHALGYTSEISEEQLKLPEYEGYTQGDRIGQKGLEQFYDKEFRGVNGMKLVEVNASGREVGTVDGVEGTEPVPGLRLVSTIDLRLQKVAEEAIPDSAKGALVAIDPRNGEILAMVSSPRLDPNIFSLKKRERNKGWAHVALDSMRPLTNRAISGTYPPASIFKLVTAGAGLENGILTENKYYSKPCTGGYQYGARYQKCWGTHGNLNVVHAIRLSCDVFFYQAGLDIDMARINEFGRRFGLGEKPLGVDIPGEKAGWLPDSTSFNERNKRLGWRWARGLILNLSIGQGQIVTPLQQATLIGSLATGKGVYRPHFMKELRDFQGNVVRRYEPEIIRPGNMKPYTHRILLAAMDSVVNHPGGTGKRGALPNVRVGAKTGSGEWKKGEKTHAWYAAVAPLYAPEIAVAVIMEAAGGGGAVSGPIAKKVLEAYFENKAKEEEGVK; encoded by the coding sequence ATGCTTAAGGGAATGTCTGAAAACGAGACCCTGCAAAACAGGAACTGGAATGTATTGATTTACATGACCGGTGTTGTGGTCTTGTTTTTTATTCTTTTGATGCGCCTGTTTTCGTTGCAGTTTACCCATTACGATGAAAACCTGCAACGTTCTGAAAACAACCGTATTCGAAAGGTTGTCCTTGTGGCCGAACGCGGTTACATTTACGACCGCAATGGCGAAGTCCTGGTGCGTAACCGTCCTTCGTACCAGATTGCGCTTAGCTCCATTAACATGCCGCGCAAAAAGAGCGAGCGCGATTCCCTGTTCATGAAATTGCTTAGCATTAAAGATACTGCGGGAGAACGCTTGTTCGATTCGCTTTCGCTGGATACGGCGTTTCAGCGTTCCCGTTGGATTAAGAACAGGCCGATTCGCTTGCTTGAAGATGCTTCTGCAGAACAGGTGGCGATTATCGAAGAACGCTCCGAAGAACTGCCCGGCGTAATGACGGTAATCGAATCGCGTCGTGAATACCCTTACGGAACAATGGCTTCGCATGCGCTTGGGTACACGAGTGAAATTTCGGAAGAACAGCTCAAGTTGCCCGAATACGAAGGTTATACGCAGGGCGACCGAATTGGCCAAAAAGGGCTTGAACAGTTTTACGATAAGGAATTCCGCGGCGTAAACGGCATGAAGCTTGTGGAAGTGAATGCCTCTGGTCGTGAGGTGGGCACGGTCGACGGTGTCGAAGGCACAGAACCTGTGCCGGGATTGCGCTTGGTGTCGACCATCGATTTGCGCTTGCAGAAGGTTGCCGAAGAGGCAATTCCCGATTCTGCGAAGGGTGCGCTTGTCGCAATCGACCCGCGTAATGGTGAAATTCTGGCAATGGTTTCTTCGCCGAGATTGGATCCGAATATTTTCTCTTTGAAAAAGCGTGAGCGCAACAAGGGTTGGGCTCACGTGGCGCTCGATTCCATGAGGCCGCTTACAAACCGCGCTATTTCGGGAACATACCCGCCGGCATCTATTTTTAAATTGGTGACAGCTGGTGCTGGGCTAGAAAATGGAATCCTGACCGAGAACAAGTATTATTCCAAACCTTGTACGGGCGGTTACCAGTACGGGGCGCGCTACCAGAAATGTTGGGGTACGCATGGTAACTTGAATGTGGTGCACGCAATCCGTTTGAGTTGTGACGTGTTCTTTTACCAGGCCGGCCTTGATATCGATATGGCTCGTATCAATGAATTCGGCAGGCGCTTTGGCTTGGGCGAAAAGCCGCTCGGAGTGGATATCCCTGGCGAAAAGGCGGGGTGGCTTCCGGATTCAACGTCTTTCAATGAACGTAACAAGCGCTTGGGTTGGCGTTGGGCTCGTGGTTTGATTTTGAACTTGTCGATTGGCCAAGGGCAGATTGTGACGCCTTTACAGCAGGCAACCTTGATTGGTTCCTTGGCAACTGGAAAGGGCGTCTATAGACCTCACTTTATGAAGGAATTGCGTGATTTCCAGGGCAATGTGGTTCGTCGCTATGAGCCTGAAATTATTCGCCCGGGAAACATGAAACCCTACACGCATCGCATTTTGCTTGCGGCCATGGATTCCGTGGTGAACCATCCAGGCGGTACGGGTAAGCGCGGTGCTCTTCCGAATGTTCGCGTGGGTGCAAAGACGGGTTCTGGCGAATGGAAAAAAGGCGAAAAGACTCACGCTTGGTATGCTGCCGTTGCTCCGCTTTATGCTCCGGAAATCGCTGTGGCTGTTATTATGGAAGCCGCTGGTGGTGGCGGTGCCGTGTCGGGCCCGATCGCTAAAAAAGTGTTGGAAGCCTATTTTGAAAACAAGGCGAAGGAAGAGGAGGGCGTAAAGTGA
- the rodA gene encoding rod shape-determining protein RodA, with protein sequence MKSGRFLDQSLKFDWLFIVLTLALMTCGVSLVYSATVNEEVITFDSFWFKQIVYFIFGSVFAGALIFVRIDWLKRAAFPLYAVALILLVVVLFFAGDVVKGAGRWIDLGVFKLQPSEFAKIAYLLTFSYWLSKHPVSLFKMKTFVVPFFLFIVPFALVLKQPDLSTALVFIAVTMVGFFFAGLTLTDMFLIVSPVFSVLFSHSQELLFEFLWGILICVVVFALFRRRLPKVLSAIFLMANIFAGYASTMAWNMLEPHQQKRVNTFLDPMSDPLGDGYQVLQSLTAIGSGGLTGKGFGNGTQTNLAFLPEEHTDFIFSVLGEQFGFLGCAFILCLYALFLWRATSISKQSSDPFVTLMVMGASTIFLFHIMVNIAMTIGLMPVTGLPLPFLSYGGSFALTCMVLVGFLLCLRFQARRR encoded by the coding sequence GTGAAGTCCGGACGATTCCTGGACCAGTCACTCAAATTTGACTGGTTGTTCATTGTACTGACGCTTGCGTTGATGACCTGCGGTGTCTCGCTTGTTTATTCGGCGACGGTAAACGAGGAAGTCATAACATTCGATTCCTTCTGGTTCAAGCAGATTGTGTACTTTATTTTTGGCAGCGTGTTTGCGGGTGCCCTTATCTTTGTGCGCATTGACTGGTTGAAACGGGCGGCGTTCCCGCTATATGCGGTAGCCCTTATTTTGCTTGTGGTGGTGCTCTTTTTTGCGGGCGATGTGGTAAAAGGCGCTGGCCGTTGGATTGACCTTGGCGTGTTCAAACTGCAGCCTTCTGAATTTGCAAAGATTGCGTATCTCTTGACGTTCTCTTATTGGCTTTCGAAGCATCCGGTAAGTTTGTTCAAGATGAAAACCTTCGTGGTGCCGTTTTTCTTGTTCATTGTTCCGTTCGCATTAGTGCTTAAGCAGCCAGACTTGAGTACGGCACTTGTGTTTATTGCGGTAACGATGGTGGGATTCTTTTTTGCTGGCCTTACGCTTACCGACATGTTCCTGATTGTAAGCCCGGTGTTTTCGGTGCTGTTCTCGCATTCGCAAGAACTCTTGTTCGAATTCCTTTGGGGAATTTTGATTTGCGTGGTGGTGTTCGCTCTTTTCCGCCGTAGACTTCCTAAGGTATTGTCGGCCATTTTCTTGATGGCTAACATTTTTGCCGGCTACGCAAGTACGATGGCTTGGAACATGTTGGAACCTCACCAGCAAAAGCGCGTGAACACCTTCCTGGATCCGATGAGTGACCCCTTGGGCGATGGTTACCAGGTGCTGCAGTCGCTTACTGCAATCGGTTCGGGCGGCTTAACCGGCAAGGGCTTTGGAAACGGAACGCAAACGAATCTTGCCTTCTTGCCTGAAGAACATACGGACTTTATTTTTAGCGTGCTTGGCGAACAGTTCGGTTTTCTTGGTTGCGCTTTCATTTTGTGCCTTTATGCCCTGTTCCTGTGGCGTGCGACCTCGATTAGCAAGCAGTCGTCGGACCCGTTCGTGACGCTGATGGTCATGGGGGCGTCTACGATTTTCCTGTTCCACATTATGGTGAATATTGCGATGACGATTGGCCTTATGCCGGTGACAGGGCTTCCCTTGCCGTTCCTATCTTATGGCGGATCGTTTGCGCTTACCTGTATGGTGCTGGTCGGATTCTTGCTTTGCCTGCGATTCCAGGCACGAAGAAGATAG
- a CDS encoding ComF family protein yields MRWIERVERFVFGAECLGCGNPSGKLDPWLCPECVKELERESRIDVNPGPEAYSLYPMRPLTRKLVHALKYRGISGMATYLVKHSASVRCGAVAEDFAMLPKPLFFVPVPLHRARFRERGYNQAEKIAAALSLAFGGKVCRWLKRKTFVVSQTKLSKEQRERNVAYAFECVLKNVPATGTVVLVDDVFTTGATTSACLAAFGRDFPLPIKVCTLLYDEPASAAADYAADNRVEWEVK; encoded by the coding sequence ATGCGCTGGATTGAACGTGTAGAACGATTTGTCTTTGGGGCGGAATGTCTTGGGTGTGGAAATCCTTCGGGAAAACTTGATCCATGGCTTTGCCCTGAATGCGTAAAAGAATTGGAGCGTGAGTCGAGGATTGATGTTAACCCTGGGCCCGAGGCTTACAGTTTATACCCGATGCGGCCTTTGACGCGTAAACTTGTTCATGCGTTAAAGTATAGGGGCATTTCGGGAATGGCGACCTATTTGGTAAAACATTCGGCGTCGGTACGGTGCGGGGCGGTGGCCGAGGATTTCGCGATGCTACCTAAACCTTTGTTCTTTGTGCCGGTTCCCCTTCACCGGGCAAGATTCCGGGAACGCGGCTATAATCAGGCTGAAAAAATTGCGGCGGCGCTTTCGCTTGCGTTTGGAGGGAAGGTTTGCCGTTGGCTTAAAAGAAAGACCTTCGTCGTGTCTCAGACTAAACTTTCAAAAGAACAGCGAGAACGTAATGTGGCCTACGCTTTTGAATGCGTGCTCAAAAATGTGCCAGCGACGGGAACGGTTGTGCTGGTAGATGACGTGTTTACGACAGGGGCGACGACTTCGGCATGTCTTGCTGCTTTCGGACGGGATTTCCCGCTGCCGATTAAGGTTTGCACGTTGCTTTATGACGAGCCTGCCTCGGCAGCGGCGGACTATGCGGCAGACAATCGCGTTGAATGGGAAGTGAAATAA
- a CDS encoding HD domain-containing phosphohydrolase — protein MTELDEKQAVESQRILDLLFAYMPKIAAERKMDGLLILMADLGRSIVSADRCSLWLVDNDRGELWTKVAHGVSELRIPKDAGFVGYSVRTGEPLLIKDAYQDPRFDHRSDEKTHYRTTSVMTVPLMDSAGNVMGVFQAINKQGQNELGEAAVFSVQDLERLRLTAVYSAKTVESAMLNMELEATQQEIIHILGEVSEYRSEETGDHIQRVAEISGILARYFGLPDKEVERIRLAAPMHDLGKVGIPDAILNKPGRFTEEEYTVMKKHSEIGYNMLCGSKRKLLRFAASIARSHHERWDGHGYPDGIAGEDIPLAGRICSVADVLDALSSPRCYKQPWPEDKVKAEFLKQRGSQFQPELVDVLMEHWDEIYSLYRHDPN, from the coding sequence ATGACGGAACTGGACGAAAAACAGGCAGTAGAGTCCCAAAGAATATTGGATCTATTGTTCGCTTACATGCCGAAGATTGCGGCAGAGCGAAAAATGGATGGCTTGCTTATTCTGATGGCTGACCTGGGTCGCTCGATTGTATCGGCGGACCGGTGCTCCCTGTGGCTTGTCGATAATGACCGTGGTGAATTGTGGACAAAGGTTGCTCATGGCGTAAGCGAACTTCGCATTCCTAAAGATGCAGGCTTTGTTGGCTATTCCGTAAGGACTGGCGAACCGCTTTTAATCAAAGATGCTTACCAAGACCCGAGGTTCGACCATAGGAGCGATGAAAAGACTCATTATCGAACAACGTCTGTGATGACGGTTCCGCTCATGGATTCTGCCGGAAACGTAATGGGTGTGTTCCAGGCTATTAACAAGCAAGGTCAGAACGAATTGGGCGAAGCGGCTGTATTCTCGGTCCAAGATTTGGAACGCCTTCGCTTGACGGCTGTGTATTCGGCTAAGACTGTCGAATCGGCCATGTTGAACATGGAACTGGAAGCGACTCAGCAGGAAATTATCCATATCTTGGGTGAAGTTTCTGAATATCGTAGCGAAGAAACGGGCGACCACATTCAACGTGTCGCTGAGATTTCCGGCATATTGGCGAGGTATTTCGGCCTTCCGGACAAAGAAGTGGAACGCATTCGCCTTGCCGCCCCGATGCATGATTTGGGCAAGGTCGGTATTCCTGATGCCATATTGAACAAGCCGGGTCGGTTTACCGAAGAAGAATATACCGTCATGAAGAAGCATTCCGAAATCGGATACAACATGCTTTGCGGCTCCAAGCGCAAACTGTTGCGCTTTGCGGCATCGATTGCCCGTTCGCATCATGAACGTTGGGATGGCCATGGCTATCCAGATGGCATTGCTGGCGAAGATATTCCGCTTGCAGGCCGTATTTGCTCTGTTGCCGACGTTCTGGATGCTCTTTCTAGCCCGCGTTGCTACAAGCAGCCTTGGCCCGAAGACAAAGTGAAGGCTGAATTCTTGAAACAGCGTGGCAGCCAGTTCCAACCGGAACTTGTAGATGTCCTGATGGAACATTGGGATGAAATCTACAGCCTCTACCGCCACGACCCCAATTAA